One window of the Flexibacter flexilis DSM 6793 genome contains the following:
- the miaE gene encoding tRNA-(ms[2]io[6]A)-hydroxylase, protein MLGLKLPTDPRWTDIAQKNIEEILIDHAYCEQKAASSAISLIIQYPEKAKLVDTLTEIVAEEWSHFERVLAELKKRGLQLGHARRDVYVTELLKLERKGGDADWRLLDKLLVCAIIEARSCERFRLLSQEISDTELRKFYYELMVSEAGHYTTFVDLAKEYRPAEEVRQRLNELLEAEAKIIADMSIRGDRVH, encoded by the coding sequence ATGCTTGGCCTCAAACTTCCCACAGACCCACGTTGGACGGACATTGCGCAAAAAAATATTGAAGAAATATTGATAGACCACGCCTATTGCGAACAAAAAGCCGCTTCCAGTGCCATTTCCCTGATTATCCAATATCCCGAAAAAGCAAAGTTGGTGGACACACTCACCGAAATTGTAGCGGAAGAATGGAGTCATTTTGAACGCGTGCTGGCCGAACTCAAAAAACGCGGCTTGCAACTCGGACACGCACGCCGCGACGTATATGTAACCGAGCTGCTCAAACTCGAACGCAAGGGCGGCGATGCCGATTGGCGACTATTGGATAAATTATTGGTTTGCGCCATCATTGAGGCGCGGAGTTGTGAGCGATTTCGGTTGCTTTCGCAAGAAATCAGCGACACGGAACTACGCAAGTTTTATTATGAGCTAATGGTTTCGGAAGCAGGCCATTACACTACATTTGTGGATTTGGCTAAAGAATATCGCCCCGCCGAAGAAGTGAGGCAACGCCTTAACGAACTACTGGAAGCAGAAGCCAAAATCATCGCGGATATGAGCATCAGAGGCGACAGAGTTCATTAA
- a CDS encoding AsmA-like C-terminal region-containing protein produces MRKFIVRFVLYTFIALFSLLAVSATLVYVYQDKLIGLFVEEANKKLRTPVSVSKIELTFWDTFPRVALTFHDISVTESIKGSQTPLLKAKKLYFTFGLLKLINGQYEINRVVAEEGEINIRKDADGNPNYLILAPDTTAPTTTQAKPIKFHLNQIKLDAMLVRYSPDSSQTFDLLARQLKASLHLDSAAVRTTLDGKLLVNRIKSGQEIFFQEKNINFLTELVFDKIQNQLTIQPTDIQIEKMEFGVRGTVTTAPKTLLDLSFEGKNTTIPSLLSLLPKSLYQKVSAYQSEGEIYFEGTAKGEVSKKKQPAISLDFGCKNVAFYHPDFKKRIEKVGFKGHFSNAGEGTFAMRELRGSLDDKLFEASVAVRNFKDPFLELSFSGDFDVESLFQLFPQKAIDFARGHLDLTLDFKGRLADLKSVSTISNTQTDGELSIQNLDFKLKNKAYEFTGLEGNFIFNKNDIAVSGFQGRAGGSDFALDGYFKNSIAFFLFPHADLRLDASFKSRNLDLDELLSASGQSAENKENTAKEEPYKFVISPKLALRLQCDIDNLAFRQFHPKKITGLFTLASQQANAETFSMQLAGGKIGLTGTLNAQKQDDMLADLRIQFQKIDADSVFYLFEDFNQKFLTHKQIRGKLTTDTRAKVYFNEKLEIDTRRLWAEAVTSIANGQLNNFEPMQQLSKFIDREELSNLRFAELKNTFRLENQTLYIPEMEIKSNVFAVSVMGTQTFDKKMDYKLKVPLNNFARPDRDAAFGAIREEGGGKTSVMLTVKGTTDDFKIAYDKQAVKEKIKQSWKQEKEEFKNLFRKQDREKEEKKAEPAAKKPAKKPTEYFDF; encoded by the coding sequence TTGAGAAAGTTTATTGTTCGCTTTGTGCTTTACACGTTCATTGCGCTGTTTAGTTTGCTGGCCGTGTCGGCAACGCTGGTTTATGTGTATCAAGACAAACTCATTGGGTTGTTTGTGGAAGAGGCTAACAAGAAACTTCGCACACCCGTTTCGGTGAGCAAAATTGAACTGACATTTTGGGATACTTTTCCGCGTGTGGCACTTACTTTTCACGACATTAGCGTAACGGAAAGTATCAAAGGTAGCCAAACGCCATTGCTCAAAGCCAAGAAATTGTATTTTACGTTTGGTTTGCTTAAGTTGATAAATGGCCAATACGAAATTAATAGAGTGGTGGCCGAAGAAGGTGAAATTAATATCCGAAAAGATGCCGACGGCAATCCCAATTATCTGATTTTAGCACCTGACACTACTGCGCCAACTACTACGCAAGCCAAACCCATCAAATTCCATCTCAATCAAATAAAACTTGATGCGATGTTGGTGCGATACAGCCCCGACTCGTCGCAAACATTCGACTTGCTGGCACGCCAACTCAAAGCTTCTTTGCATCTGGACAGCGCGGCAGTACGCACTACTTTAGACGGCAAACTGTTGGTCAATCGCATCAAAAGCGGGCAAGAGATTTTCTTCCAAGAAAAAAATATCAACTTCCTGACTGAATTAGTTTTTGATAAAATTCAGAATCAATTAACGATACAACCGACTGATATTCAGATAGAAAAAATGGAATTTGGCGTGCGTGGCACTGTAACCACTGCGCCAAAAACGCTTTTAGATTTGTCGTTTGAAGGAAAAAATACGACCATTCCAAGTCTGCTTTCTTTGTTGCCCAAATCGCTGTATCAGAAAGTAAGTGCTTACCAAAGCGAAGGCGAAATTTATTTTGAAGGCACAGCCAAAGGCGAAGTTTCTAAGAAAAAACAACCTGCCATTTCGTTGGATTTTGGTTGTAAAAATGTGGCGTTCTATCACCCAGATTTCAAAAAACGCATTGAAAAAGTGGGCTTTAAAGGGCATTTCTCTAATGCGGGAGAAGGCACTTTTGCGATGCGCGAATTGCGTGGAAGCCTTGATGATAAACTTTTTGAAGCAAGTGTCGCTGTTCGTAATTTCAAAGACCCGTTTTTGGAACTTAGCTTTTCGGGGGATTTTGATGTAGAATCACTTTTTCAATTATTTCCGCAAAAAGCCATTGACTTTGCGCGTGGCCACTTGGATTTGACGTTGGATTTTAAAGGCCGTTTGGCCGACCTCAAATCCGTTTCGACGATCAGCAACACGCAAACCGACGGCGAACTTTCGATTCAAAACCTTGATTTTAAGCTCAAAAACAAAGCTTATGAGTTTACGGGGCTGGAAGGCAATTTTATTTTTAACAAAAATGATATTGCTGTTTCGGGATTTCAGGGCAGAGCAGGCGGCAGCGATTTTGCTTTGGACGGTTATTTTAAAAATTCCATTGCATTTTTCTTGTTCCCTCATGCTGATTTGCGCCTTGATGCCAGTTTTAAATCTCGCAATTTAGATTTGGACGAATTGCTTTCTGCGTCAGGGCAATCAGCTGAAAATAAGGAGAATACAGCGAAAGAAGAGCCATATAAATTTGTGATTTCGCCTAAGTTGGCTTTGCGTTTGCAGTGCGACATCGACAATTTGGCTTTTCGTCAATTTCACCCCAAAAAAATCACGGGTTTGTTTACGTTGGCTTCGCAACAAGCCAATGCCGAAACGTTTTCGATGCAATTGGCGGGCGGGAAAATTGGTTTAACGGGTACACTGAACGCCCAAAAACAAGACGATATGTTGGCCGATTTGCGCATACAATTTCAGAAAATTGATGCAGATAGCGTGTTTTATTTGTTTGAAGATTTTAATCAAAAATTCCTGACGCACAAGCAAATACGCGGCAAACTGACGACCGACACACGCGCCAAAGTGTATTTTAATGAAAAATTGGAGATTGATACGCGCCGACTCTGGGCGGAGGCCGTTACTTCCATTGCCAATGGGCAGTTGAATAATTTTGAACCGATGCAACAACTTTCCAAATTTATTGACCGCGAGGAGTTAAGTAATTTGCGTTTTGCGGAACTGAAAAATACATTTAGGCTTGAAAATCAGACGCTTTATATTCCTGAAATGGAAATAAAATCCAATGTGTTTGCCGTGTCGGTGATGGGAACGCAGACTTTCGACAAAAAAATGGATTATAAACTCAAAGTGCCGCTGAATAATTTTGCGCGTCCAGACCGCGACGCGGCTTTCGGGGCAATTCGAGAGGAGGGAGGCGGGAAAACTTCCGTGATGCTGACGGTAAAAGGCACAACCGACGATTTTAAGATAGCTTATGACAAACAAGCCGTAAAAGAAAAAATCAAGCAGAGTTGGAAGCAGGAAAAAGAAGAATTTAAGAACTTGTTCCGCAAACAAGACAGGGAAAAAGAGGAGAAAAAGGCCGAGCCTGCCGCCAAAAAGCCCGCCAAGAAACCAACCGAATATTTTGATTTTTAG
- a CDS encoding glycosyltransferase has product MNITLSHSGKQHSYKVAKALLNLGALDVFYTSSYITNTALQNYLLQKGNTYWTRRFEEGLGGKYVEANWRFELKELALRRLYGKTSVTQNAVYQRDMDFDNYVASLLRKRKSDVYWGFQGSCYESLAAATQTGKLAVCELATAHVKSAQQILGEEARLHPEWADSIDNLVFPAHYEKRLAEEPHRADRVIAASSFTRQTLLADGISDNKIIVLPLGAAIDHVPYINPEITKGADITKRPLRLLYAGTVTQRKGMKYLLDAMKLLPKGAAELHIVGGIQGAGEAFAKEKDWYSYRPAVSQMEMFGLYQEFDALVLPTIFEGFGLVIVEAMAAGLPVITTPHSIGPELIENDKNGYIVPVRDTKALAQAIETLRGKDAQAYTQMRLAARNAALQYSWESYEQKLSSILANQLKAWV; this is encoded by the coding sequence ATGAACATTACCTTATCCCATTCTGGCAAGCAACATTCTTATAAAGTAGCCAAAGCCCTTCTCAATTTGGGGGCTTTAGATGTCTTTTATACCAGTTCGTACATTACCAACACGGCACTGCAAAATTATTTGCTACAAAAAGGAAATACCTATTGGACGCGCCGCTTTGAAGAAGGCTTGGGCGGAAAATATGTAGAAGCTAATTGGCGTTTTGAACTAAAAGAACTGGCCTTGCGCCGCTTGTACGGCAAAACGTCAGTTACTCAAAATGCTGTTTACCAAAGGGATATGGATTTTGATAATTATGTAGCAAGTCTGTTGCGCAAACGCAAGTCTGATGTGTACTGGGGTTTTCAGGGAAGTTGTTATGAAAGTTTGGCGGCAGCGACCCAAACAGGCAAGTTGGCTGTTTGTGAGTTGGCCACCGCACACGTAAAGTCCGCGCAACAGATTTTGGGAGAAGAAGCGCGTTTGCACCCAGAGTGGGCAGACAGCATCGACAATTTGGTTTTTCCTGCACATTACGAAAAAAGATTGGCAGAAGAACCACATCGCGCCGACCGTGTAATCGCGGCTTCGTCGTTTACGCGCCAAACGCTATTGGCCGACGGCATAAGCGATAACAAAATTATTGTATTGCCATTGGGCGCGGCCATAGACCATGTGCCGTATATAAATCCAGAAATCACCAAAGGCGCAGACATTACAAAACGTCCGCTCAGATTACTGTATGCGGGCACGGTTACGCAGCGCAAAGGCATGAAATATTTACTTGATGCTATGAAACTTTTGCCTAAAGGCGCGGCAGAATTGCACATCGTGGGCGGCATACAAGGCGCAGGCGAGGCATTTGCCAAAGAAAAAGATTGGTATTCGTATAGGCCAGCCGTTTCGCAAATGGAAATGTTTGGTTTGTATCAAGAGTTTGATGCGCTGGTGCTGCCAACGATTTTTGAGGGATTCGGGTTGGTAATAGTGGAAGCAATGGCCGCAGGCTTGCCCGTGATTACAACACCTCATTCTATTGGCCCAGAATTGATAGAAAACGATAAAAACGGCTACATTGTGCCTGTTCGGGATACGAAGGCATTGGCGCAAGCTATCGAAACTTTGCGCGGAAAAGATGCACAGGCTTACACACAAATGCGCCTTGCAGCTCGCAACGCAGCTTTGCAGTATTCATGGGAAAGCTATGAACAAAAATTATCAAGTATTTTGGCAAATCAACTAAAAGCATGGGTATAA
- a CDS encoding OmpA family protein yields the protein MILLLTNTSCNTYHYGAKTRGWSFVYRLNPLVKNGTNCHKMAAYGGKAKRKKVKGYEPPGGMKSLAGSPPIFNASSNSNPLPQTPPPVVTQQPNPTPVPEERIDKSIPPPDPTLTKDQVKNYKKLGLKPKVVLQPVYFETNSGVVDVTQTAQFSDAMQYGLDGYIILVEGHTDDVGTEESNDKLSQKRVDEVQNELTIVGVPADRIQTVGYGERQPIVPNTSAANRKKNRRVQFLIF from the coding sequence TTGATATTATTATTAACGAACACTAGTTGCAATACTTATCACTATGGCGCAAAAACAAGAGGCTGGTCTTTTGTCTATCGCCTTAATCCGTTGGTAAAAAATGGCACTAATTGCCACAAAATGGCTGCGTACGGCGGAAAAGCTAAGCGTAAAAAGGTAAAAGGCTACGAACCCCCTGGCGGTATGAAAAGTCTGGCAGGAAGCCCTCCTATTTTTAATGCCAGTAGCAATAGCAATCCTTTACCACAGACACCACCACCTGTTGTTACCCAACAACCCAACCCTACGCCAGTACCCGAAGAACGCATAGACAAATCTATTCCACCTCCAGACCCAACACTTACCAAAGACCAAGTAAAAAACTATAAAAAATTAGGCTTAAAACCTAAAGTAGTGCTACAACCTGTTTATTTTGAGACGAATAGCGGGGTCGTGGATGTAACACAAACAGCACAGTTTAGTGATGCCATGCAATACGGTTTGGACGGTTACATTATCTTGGTAGAAGGCCATACCGACGACGTAGGAACAGAAGAATCCAACGACAAACTTTCGCAAAAGCGTGTTGATGAGGTACAAAATGAACTGACCATCGTAGGCGTACCAGCCGATAGAATACAAACAGTTGGGTATGGCGAACGCCAACCAATCGTTCCAAACACTTCAGCTGCCAACAGAAAGAAAAACCGCCGTGTACAATTCTTAATCTTCTAA